CTGCACGGCGGTTTCTAAAATGCTTCTTATATTGTTACCCGGCAAGATTTGCGCGATCCATTAGAATATTAATTTCCGCTACCTACGTTGTGGCCAGCCTCTTTAGTTTTTCTTCCTGATCGGCTTTGCTCAGCGCCTCAATAAAGTCGTCAATTTCGCCCTCAAGAATAGACTCCAGGCGATGGCTGGTAAAGCCAATGCGGTGGTCGGTGACGCGGGTTTGGGGAAAGTTGTAGGTGCGGATTTTTTCACTGCGGTCGCCGCTGCCCACCTGGGAGCGCCGGGCCGCGCCGTGCTCGGCCTGAATGCGCCGTTGTTCTTCATCGTACAGCCGCGCCCGCAAAATGTTAAAGGCTTTGGCCCGGTTTTGTAACTGGCTTTTTTCATCCTGGCAGCTTATGATAATGCCGGTGGGGATGTGGGTGAGGCGCACCGCCGAATCGGTGGTGTTGACGCTCTGCCCGCCCGGGCCGGAGGAACGGAACACGTCAATGCGCACCTCGTTGGGGTCAATCTCCACTTCCACCTCGTCCATTTCCGGCAGCACGGCCACCGTGGCCGTAGAAGTGTGGATGCGCCCGCCGCTCTCGGTTTCGGGGATGCGCTGCACCCGGTGGACGCCGCTTTCGTATTTAAGTTTGGAGTAAGCGCCCTGGCCGGCCACTTGAAAGATGATCTCTTTGAAGCCGCCAATGCCCGACTCGTGCCGGCTGAGCACAGACGTTTTCCAATGGTTGCGCTCGGCGTAGCGGCTGTAAATGCGAAAGAGGTCGGCGGCAAACAGGCCGGCCTCGTCGCCGCCGGCCCCGGCCCTAATTTCAACGATAACGTTTTTATCGTCGTTGGGGTCTTTGGGCAGCAGCATCAGGCGCAATTTTTGCTCAAGCTTTTGCTGCTGGCCGGTCAACGTTTCAATTTCTTCCCGGACCATTGTTTTCATGTCGTCGTCCAGGTCCTCGGCCAGCATGGCCCGGGCGTCGGCCAGTTGGGCCAACACGTCCCGGTAACGTTGGTAGGTTTGCGCCACCGGCTCCAGGCTGGCTTGCTCCTGGCCATATTTCATCAGCCGTTCCGGGTTACCGATTACCTGGGGGCTGCCCATCAATTCAATCAACTCATTATACCGCGCCTCTACGGCGGCAAGTTTGTCTAACATATAAACTTCCCCACAACATTAGACCCGCCGGCGAGGGCGGGTCAAACTTTGTCTTTACGGCTAACATGATAGATGAAGAGCAACGAGTCGTCAAACCGGCCGGGTGACAACGTGCGTCGCCGGGGGAAAACCTAAGCAGAGCCGGCTATTTCCCAGGTCCAGGCCAGGCCCCATTGATTGGGCGCGTATTCGCCGCCCCGGGTCCATTGGCTCAAGATGACGTTAAATTCTTCCTGGGTAATTTCCACCAGGCCGTGTTTGGCAAACGTTTGGGCAAAGTTTGCCGCCTCCCCTTCAATTTTATAGTACCCAATCAAATATGCGCCGCTTGGCCGGTCAATTTTGGGTTTGTAATGCTCACCCACCACCTTGTCCCCCTCAAAGTCAACCCAGCCAAAGAAAAAAGGCAGATTATTTATTTGTAACTCGTCTCTGGCCCGGTAATAGGTTCTGGGGGGGGCCTCATTTGGTTCCATAGTTGCTAACCTCCATAATTAACTATCCCGGTTAACCGTTAACGCCACCGGTAAGGCTCCGGCCCGCACCTCGCTTTTGCCAAATAGGGCGCGTACCTCCAGGGTGTATTGGCCCGGGGCCAGGGAAGGGGTCATAAAAATGAGTTCGCCGGGTTTGTTCTTGCCGATAATGTCTACGCGGGTGGCCGGGCCGTTGGCCGCCGGGGCCAGGAAGAGACCCTGCCGGGGATCGTTTGGCTCAAACTTCAGCCGGTAGCCGGTCAATTGCCCCAAACCGCCGGGGGTTAAAGTGCTGTTGCGCCGGTTGCTGACCAGGTCAAGATACTCCACCGGATGGGGTGTGGGGATGACGGCTTGGCCCTTGGCGGCCCGCGCCCGCCGGCGCACCATGGCCCGCAGGCGTTTGCCGGGGCTGGTATTGGCCGTAAGCCGGTGGCGTTTGGGGTCAAAGGTATCGGTGGGGCCGTTAAACACGCCTTTAAGCTGAACGTTGTAGTTGGCGCTGGGGGTATTCACGTGCAAACCTTCCAAAACCATCTCTTCGATGGCGGTAAAATAATCCTCCAGCACGCTCAAAATATCGGCCCGGGTGACGGTGGAGCCGTGCTCCACCATCCGCTCTATCACCTCGTCCAGCCCCGCGGT
The Anaerolineae bacterium genome window above contains:
- the prfA gene encoding peptide chain release factor 1, translated to MLDKLAAVEARYNELIELMGSPQVIGNPERLMKYGQEQASLEPVAQTYQRYRDVLAQLADARAMLAEDLDDDMKTMVREEIETLTGQQQKLEQKLRLMLLPKDPNDDKNVIVEIRAGAGGDEAGLFAADLFRIYSRYAERNHWKTSVLSRHESGIGGFKEIIFQVAGQGAYSKLKYESGVHRVQRIPETESGGRIHTSTATVAVLPEMDEVEVEIDPNEVRIDVFRSSGPGGQSVNTTDSAVRLTHIPTGIIISCQDEKSQLQNRAKAFNILRARLYDEEQRRIQAEHGAARRSQVGSGDRSEKIRTYNFPQTRVTDHRIGFTSHRLESILEGEIDDFIEALSKADQEEKLKRLATT
- a CDS encoding DUF4469 domain-containing protein, with protein sequence MPIHYVLFENHLTAQPDTYKAVAQPIATAGLDEVIERMVEHGSTVTRADILSVLEDYFTAIEEMVLEGLHVNTPSANYNVQLKGVFNGPTDTFDPKRHRLTANTSPGKRLRAMVRRRARAAKGQAVIPTPHPVEYLDLVSNRRNSTLTPGGLGQLTGYRLKFEPNDPRQGLFLAPAANGPATRVDIIGKNKPGELIFMTPSLAPGQYTLEVRALFGKSEVRAGALPVALTVNRDS